The nucleotide window TGTTTACTTGGAAAATTGCAGAATAAAAGAATCTGAAAGTCTCGGATGAGTCAATTAATGAATATCCTTGTTTGGCTTGGATTCCTtttaaaaagcacaaaaaatgtttaaaaaaaaaatctgcacaatCACTTTCACTGTGTAAAAGAAATAGGATAACAGATAAAGCCGGCGAATTCTTATGAAGATTTAGGCCATGTTAAAGTGGGTTATCATAATATAGCTGCTTTataccagaaacagcgccacgcttatcctcagtttgtgtgcggtattgcagcccaGTCCTATTGATCTGAATAGAGCTGAGttacatacatagttacatagttaatacggttgaaaaaagacacatgtctatcaagttcaaccaaggaggggatggatacagggaagggggaggggtgataagttctatacatatgcatttatattattttggtctaagaacttgtctaggccggttttgaagccctctactgttgttgctgtgaccagatcctgtggtagactgttccacagattcacagttctcatggtaaagaaggcttgtcgcctccggagattgaacctttttttctccaggcggaggcagtgccctcttgtcctttgagggggttttacctggaacatcttttccccatatttcttgtaggggccatttatatatttaaataagttaatcatatctccccttaaacgtctcttctccagactaaacaaatgtaattcttttaatctctcctcataactaaaatgctccattccccttattagtttagttgcccgtctttgtaccctctccagctctagaacatcctttttatgaatcgggttccaaaactggacggcatactccagatgaggccgcaccaaagctttataaagcggtaatattatatccctgtcccgtgagtccatacctgttttaatgcatgacaatatcctgctggccttagaagcagctgactgacattgtgtgctgttctgtagtctattatctacaagtatacccagatccttctctatcagcgactctcccagagtaactccccccaggacatatgatgcatgtgggttattagtacccaggtgcataactttacatttatccacattgaaccttatttgccaagtggacgcccaaacactaagggggacatttatcatttgcacctttttttgcgaatatttttagcactgtgcactggcttatatgtttgcagcctagtaaggtatttatgaacattcacatgttggttcataaatcacctgctatagcttccctggcgctgtgcattttactgcaggtattcatgaattgaccctggttaaaaaagttccgctaccctgggactggagtacagatgcgaacgaaaatgcgaaaatttcaaaattctcacatgataaatcccggctgagaatattcttacggataaccacgcccacaaatgtcaagaaggcaaaaaactggagtaagctgccatattcacacatacaccgagctacactgtttagtaaatctgacgaagggctgtgcacatcacacttacgccaaaaaatactaaggagcacaaggtacactgcttgatacatgtccccctaagtgtctaagtcatcctgtaacatctgcacatccgccatagactgtactacaaagcttggtgtcatctgcaaagatagaaacattgctgttaattccatcctcaatatcattaataaacaagttaaacagaagagggcccagtactgacccttggggtacaccacttattaccggggaccattcggagtaggaatcattgaccaccactctctgggtacgattattaagccagttttcaatccagttacacattacactttccaaaccgatagactttaacttacccatcagacgtccatgaggaactgtgtcaaacgcttcaGCAAAATCCAATGttgcaatgccacacacaacctgagcacgggtgtggtgctgtttttggaggaaGCGGCTATGTGGTAttaatcctgtataacccctctTTAAGCGAGAGTCACTGTTTTGAAAACGTCCAGTGTATCTTGCACTTTTATGGGGGAAGGAGCAGGTGTTACAGGTCCCACAGGGTCAGGAGCTGTGTCCTCTCTCTCTATTGGATGCTAGCTGTGTTTCCTAtccatatacttaaaggggttgttcagtgaaGAGAAAAAAATTCTCATACACCCTATTAGGCCATGGTGAATGGGGGGATTGTCTACATTTAAGGACCCTCATGTCTTGGCTAAAGTGGGGAGATTGGTCATCCAGAGTGCAATCATAGACAAATAAGATAATGTTTGAGTATATGATTATAATAATTGTCTATATATTATGTTTTCATGTTCTAGCTCACAGCCAGTAATATTCTGACATGGATCTCTTTTCTCTTATAGTTCTTCTTCTACTCCAAAGCTAGTTTTCAATCATGTGAATGGCAAGCGCAGCGCTTCTCTTAGCCCCACGTCAGAAGAGGAAATCTACACACCAGCACATGAGGAGAACGTCCGCTTTGTATACCAGGGTAAGACCAAGCGAGGTAACTGCAGTGTATGAGGGTCTCAGTACAGGGACTGTTCATATGGAATGGGTTTATAGTGCACCTGTTCTAACCTTTTTTTGTGAAAAGTCAAAACTTGGGAAGAGAAGCACAAGGACGAGAGCTTCTCCCCTTTTTGTCCGCAGGACAGGTCTATAGAAGTACTTCTCTGTTGCAcggacagagctgggagagaacatgCTTAGTATACTCTTCCCCTGCCTATATTTCCCTCTTGGTGGAGACTGACCCTGACCCTCTACTACATGTCAAAAGTGCCCTTTTATTTAACCTTTGAGCTGTGGTTCCCCATGTGGAAACATCTGGACTGTTGCAGGGATGAAATTACCATTACGGTGTATGGGTGACCATGTAATAAAGTGATCTCCAAGCTGTGGATCTTCAGCTGTTGAGAAACTAAAActctgctgtccaggcatgctgggagtagagatgatcgaacattggaaaatcttaggttctatccaactcgaaccttgtcgatcCTTcctcatttgattcctgatgcctttccGGTCTGTGTGGAAGGAGACAGTCCGGGTGCCGCCTGAGATTCAGCTTAGGTAATAGGcggaatcccggaattccaggccgtacccgggctgtctccttcttccccgtGGACcagaaaggcatcgggaatcaaatgcggaaggatCGACaaagttcgagttcgatagaacctaagattttccgatgttcgatcatctctagctgGGAATTTGTAGTTTATTTACAGCTAGAAACCACTGATGTAATACGTGGCCACACCAAGTCCTCCAGAGTTGGAAATTCTATTCTTATTTTACAATCTCAGAAGCATAGAGGTGGGCCTTGACTTGGGAACCCCCAACCTCTGATGTCCACATGTTCTAATAAAGAGGACATCACCTTAACCCTATGTTGTACCAGTTAAATCTGTATGTTTTAGCAGTTGCACTGCCTGAGGTTACAAACTGACTTCTATCGGTTACATCTTGTAAGATTTTAGCTGCACAACGAAACTTGCTGGTAAATCCAGTTATGACCAAGGTGCCCTCAGTGGCCAAGGTGATGTCAAGCTGATTGATGGGGGTCTGATTGTTGGAATCAATACCAATTGCAAGAATGAAGGAAAATTGTGCTCTGAATGAATAGAGCTAGTGTCTTTAACTATTGTTACAAGTATGTGCACCCTCTCTTTAATTTGCTGCACTGCTCTATGGGTCATTCAGACCTGCAttcaactattaaaggggttatccagcaattaCCTTTTttgttcagatcaactggtttcagattcAGAACgtcatatagatttataatttaattctatttccagtttccccatacttatcagctattgtatgtcctgcaggaagtggtgttttctttcctgtctgacacagtgctctctgctgccacctctgtccaaagcaggagatgtttttttttctgggacagttcttgttctctggacagttcttgtcttggacagaggtggcagcagagagcactgtgtcagactggaaagaaaaaaaacacttcttgCAGGATGTACAACAGCTGATAgaaataaatttcaaatctatacaattttctgaaaccagttgatctgaaagtacccctgttggagtacccctttaagttgctgttCCCTAATGTTTATCACTCCTTATCTACCAGTAATGTCTGAGCTGCATGAAATCATAGGATCGCTGTGAGTGTTGTGACTGTTGTGTCTCATTGTAGTCACCAAGTAACTAGGGCCTAAAGGCTATACGCACTTTAGCAAGTTATTTGATTTTTTTCAAATTCTCCACTTACTGATatctaattctttttttttttcttttttttttcttttttttaacatgtgtCCGTCAGCCTGGCAAGAGGTGCAGCATCAGCTGGAGAAGCCAGAACTTAACGGCTCTAGACCCCAGCAATACCAGGATCAATCACCAAATCCATCTCTTAAGAGTAAGAACCTATAAGTGTTGTAGCTGTGTTGCCTATATCCTATTCATTTCCTGTCCAATTGGAGGCAGAGGTATACCACCACCATGTAGTTTCCTAGTGACTGGGCCACTTCCCACACTGTATGTTAGTCTTGCAATGTTATTACCATTCATTAGCTTGCTAGCCCGGCCATTCATATACAAGCCATCTAAATAGGAAAAAAGTGAATGTATTTGCTATAAGCTATGTAAGCCGATTAGTCGTATGACGTAGACTCGTCCTGTAAATCGGCCTCAAACTCCTGTCTCCCTTTAACACCCCAGACTTCTACCATTGCTATTGTGCCCTGCTTGTGGTAACCATGACAACCGGAGGAAAAGATGGCTGCAATGCGCTGAGCTCAGAAATGTACATTAAAATTCTTAGTGTCATTACTGTTTCATCATACAATGCAGCACTGTATGGCTGTGTATAGATTGTTCTAGAGCTTACACCAGCTATAGAAGGTGCAGAGGGAGCAGTGTTACCTGGGCCCTGGTGGCCCAGGGGGTCCATTGTTCGTTTGCCACATAGGACACCAGTGTTCTAAATGGCGAATGGAAGGCCTGATGATACTTAAGGCCCTGGTACAGAATTACTATAAAACTTAAGCTTTTTATATTGGTGTTTGGGAAAATCCATCATAGATATGAGGAGATTACAAACCTATGATTTTGGTTTGGTTTATTATGGCACACTACCCTTGCCTGAATTAAGGCAGCTAATagttggtgtaaagtaaaacagtgcaaacttaaagggaaccagacaCCAGGAAAATGCCACCTAAGccatcggcatcatgttatagaaggagctaagcagattgatgtgtgtgtatatactgtattcttAAGAATGATTCAGAAtaccttgtaatttattgattgacatCTGTATTTCCATGTTAGAGTCCAGTCCAtagagtgacaccgcccactggactccttaaaacAAAGGATCAGGGATTTCAAACAACAAGTTATACTGAAACTGTTCCTACAAAGATATATAGCAATCTGCTCAGCTttctgctctgtaacatgatggcaaaaagattagatagcattgtcttggtgacagctCCCCTTTAAGATAGAATTAGGCTCCCATTTAcagccatattacatggcacgataatCGTGTGGCTAACGGCATATTatattttgacatgtcaaaagtgaggGATAActgctattacacagggcaagaTCTGCCCGGTTGGGTACATAATCggcatgtaataataataagtcTAGGCAGTCCAAGGATGTGGTGGATGTATCAGTCAGCCTGAACCACTGTAGTGAATGTGCTGCATCTAAAGGCCGTATTGGACGGCTCAATATTCGTGTGAGTGGAGCTGTACGGACGGTGTTGGGGACGTCCATGCAGCTTTGCATACTAAACATGTTTTATACTTTCCTCTCCACGCTCCACTGGTGTCCTCCTCCTGCCATGTCTCTGCATCTCACGCTGACAGACCAAGACGGACAGTGTAGCGGTCAATGTCGGATGCAGACGTTTGGCAAACTTGCCTCTATCTCCTGATATGCCAGCCCTTCCCTCCCATTgatgacagctcgttgtctaagttaccgaccaccactctgctgtaaaagcatGGAAAtggtgtagatgtatagagatatagagggAGATTTGTCACATTGTCTTATAGTCAGATTTTCTTTGTTGTCGATAGCAAGCAATCAGAGCtcggcttttattttaccagaacaATGTGAGACACGAAAGCGGAGTTGTGACTGGCCATATATATGCCAgaacactgcttttagagcagagtggtggttggtaacctagacaaagagctgtcaacaatgggatggAAAGAGCAgcgtatcaggagaaggagacaagtttgctaaatgaacgaCTAGCCCTACAAATTTATCTATATTAGTTgaaatgggaatatccctttaggccgcattcacacgttctgtggtCCACACGGActtggaatgcctgtaatggacttctccccgcctgggcagcatctgtgataagatgctgggagcaggggaactgtacagatatgcaccttGCCATAATGACGGTGCATATGTGTACAATTCCCCCGcttccagcatcttatcacagatgctgcccgggcaggggaaACACAGTACGAGTGAATGCGGCCTGTTGTGTCTGGCATGTACAAATTGCTCTAGAATTCTGGCACCTTTTGTACTAGCAAATCAGAGCCATGGTTTCCACCATATTCAAGCATATACACAATTCTACGGTGGTTATGGGTTTGTAAGAACACTCTCTTCTGCAGCGTAGCCGTACTGCCCACATACTTGTTAACATGTAACACTTCTTCATCATTAAACCATCCTATAAAGATTTATTATGAAGAAGTATTTCAAGCGTTCAGTAATAGTAAACTAGATACACTGTACTACCACTTTGTACAAAGTTCATGATGGTGGCGCATGAAATCTTAGTTTAAGGATTGGAGTAAGCTGTAAGGCCAGGATGTATCTATATGTGCTTTTGATCTTGCAGCTGCATTATGGAGGCTAAAATAGCACACATTCTTCCCTATTATGCCATGAAATGGAGTAAACAGGCtgtattgtgctgtgtggtgtataagggccctattccacgggccgagcaacgcaTTTTCTGggcctgctaggtaatgtatgctgcttggatcGTTGGTCGCTGCCGCACACCactattccaccatagcgatgtgcgggtggcgaacgatgattttaagtttgaacctaaatgaacgatcagccgatgacaatcatcggctgatcgttctctctattccaccgagagataatcggccgattcagccgattattgctcccgtggaataggcccctaactagATGGCATAtgggagagaaggggttactgatgtactgcgTTTGCAAGGTGTTATGTAAGCAGAAGGGAAAGTAGCTACAGGATCAATACAAATAGTTATACTAAGCTCTGCTGTTAGTTAGAAGCTTAAGGGAAGTGGAGATTACAGCacagcagcacatacagtagtagTATGTACACTGGCATTTACAAACAAAGGACTGCTGTCCAGAACTTTATGGATGGTAAAAGATGAGAGGAAAGCTTTGATTTACCTTCttgaggaacagtgtggatcactATCAATAGTAAGACTGGCTAAGCTTACAGGTATATAGGCTAGGCTTTCTCAGGTACTCCTTtactctcctgcacatagcacaagCTAAGCTTAGCCCCCACTTCCAGTAATTGTATTCTAAATTACAGAGACAGATTTCCCTTGGTAATAAGTagaaaagggagacacctagtggccaagacttgaaGTGATGTTTGAAATAACATGGATTCTTGCAAAGCTTGGTTGGCCATTCATGCCTAACCTCTATGCCTGGATGATCAGATTCTCCTAGAAACAGGGAAGATTTTATTGGACTGGCAGAATCTAGAATATTTATTGAGAACATGGCGATCCAGGGCCAGCTAGCAAACCACCATTATAGACCCATTGGGGAGTAGTGTATGTTGTATGGAGCAATCTTTTAACCTCTTTCTTCTTTACAGATTTTGTTCCTATTGACCTTGAGGACTGGTGGGCTGAACGCTTTCTGGCCAACATTGAGAACTGTGCCTGAAGAATCCCACCTCTGCCATTATGTACGTTTTGCCTCTTGCAGTAGCATCCAAGAATCCATTTGTGCATTGGGGCATTGTTCACACTATAGGAACTTACAAGATGGATGCGGCGAGACGCTGCAGTGCTGACAATGTGCCTTTCCTGTGACTGCTTCTCTGATGTCTGCTCTACAAGGATTACAGTATTCAAGGTTACTTGAGAAAGCACACAACAACTAGGTACTGGATACCGTCCTTGATGTCCTCCGGGCTTCATGGTTCACTATGGGTGGGTTATTTTACTGGACACAGATGGCGAAACCCATCACCAGAGGGGAAGGGAACACCAGCAAGGTGTTACTATGCACTACAGCGGTAACTGGCAGCCTGTGGCTTTCTACAACGCTCAGCATGCAGCTGGgggatgctgagggttgtagtctcACCACGGCTTGTCGACCCACTGCCTAGATAACGGATGGGGCAATAGTGAAAACTTGACACTGAGCGATGTTAATGCTCAGTCTAAACCTGAACGGTCTCACACGCACACATTGAtcgcctcctccccccattaacTCTCTGCTTGCGGCGAGCAGATCATTTCCCCTTATCGTTCCCTGTCTGCGTCTGTAGGGTCCTGGGCCTCTTATAAGAGCTATGAACCTGTGATGCCCACAGCTGGTCTCACTCATGTCTTGTCCTCATTTTTTGTATTAGAGGGATCTGTACAGAGCGGGAAATGTCTATTTTTCTAAATAAATTGTTTGCCTGAAATTGGtgctatttaataaaaaaaaaatccatccaaATAACCTTTTCAGAATACATTATCCAATGTCTGCACTCTCGCTACTTAACTTGCTGCTAGTACTTTACATTTGTTTGATATATGCAATAATAGGGATCATGGAACCTACAAGtctgtacattacacctgtaaaGGCACCCTGAGGGTAAACGCACACTACGAAATCCTGGCGGATCACCCACCGCAGATTACGCAGCTTGCCCccgcatctctgctggtcccttaggcttcattctatagtttgccagattccgccatccgcccaaagaatgagcgggttcattcttcgggcagacggaGGAATCTGGCAAACTATATAacgaagcctatgggaccagcggagatgtgcgCGTCTGTGagcaggggcgagctgcggaatctgctgcgggtgatccgccgggattccgtagtgtgcacataccctaacatagtagggTTTCATCTTTCTACATAGAAAATAGCATAGTGCACCATCACTATTTATTTAGGTTACTGACTGttttatactctagagctgcattcaAGATTCTGCTGGAAGGAGTTGAAACATTTGACGGATACAACCCAAAGGGCATATTCGCATGGATTTTAGAGTCCATGTGACTATGCCCTTGAGTTGTTTCCATCAAATCCAGCATCAATGTAAGAAACCCATGGACTTTGCCAGTTGGCATGGTTCAGTAGGATTAATCAGAGTTCTAATGTCACAGTTTTTTTTgctcagatttttttaaattctcaaaaaaaaaaaaaatctgcatcaaatagACTACACCTTGGATTTTCATCAATGACTTCTTCTTTGTTTGAGTGATCATGACCTTACAATGTAAAGGACCCATCCGAGTAAGCTCTGTGCATAGTTTTTGTCGGCAAGGAATACTGGTAGATTCCAGCTCTGAAGCATTCAGATCTGTGAATCTAGCTCTGGACTATATGTttgaacactagagatgagcaaatttacagtatgaggctgggttcacactacgtatatttcagtcagtattgtggtcctcatattgtaaccaaaaccaggagtggattaaaaacacagaaaggctctgttcacacaatggtgaaattgagtggatggccgccatttaatggcaaatatttgctgttattttagaacaacggctgttatattgaaataatggcagttatttacagttatatggcggccatccactcaatttcaccattgtgtgaacagagcctttctgtgtttttaatccactcctggttttggttgcaatatgaggaccacaatactgactgaaatatacgtagtgtgaaccgagccttaagtagcaaagcaaatcactttgttagctcggccatcggcctgctgcctttgaactccatgccgctcctccctgggtgcctggaaaagctggatctaattGAGACTGCCCCAATAACTTACTGTTTTGTGTCCACCTCTTCTATGCAGACCTCCAGAATTACACACTACAAGCAATCCCCAGAGTGATCGTATCTATACATACTCTGTTTcctctagaacaggggtgtcaaactcaaatacacagtgggccaaaattaaaaaattggacaaagtcacgggcTAACCTTAATATTTAATGGAAAATGCATGTCGCatttctggcactgcctatcctaaagtaattgtccccacatggtagttacccattatatccaaTTATAGCCCTCCCATAGTggcccacatactagccaggcctactattagagccccacatagtagccatctctcccaatagtgccccatatagtagccagccccctgatagagtcctatatagtagccagccaccaatagtgtcttatatagtagccagccctccgaatagtctcttatgtagaagctagtccctaaaatagtctcttatatagtagccagccctccccaagtgtcttatatagaagccagtccctaaaatagtctcttatatagtagtatgAGATTATTAAATAGGTGGTCTGAGCGGCcatccggaccacccatattataatctgctgcgacGTCAGGAGGGCCAGATTTAACACATCAATGGAAAAgtgtggcgggccaaaaataatggcaccatgggccagTGTTTGACATGATTGCTCTAGAAGGCAAACTACAGTTTGTAGTCtctctattagggatggtccgaacctgccgaggttcgggttcgtatgaaccccaacgctcggcagcagattcccgctgtctgcctgctccgtggagcgggcggatacagcgggagtaacgcctggaaaactgggatacagcctagctgtaccgagggttcgggttcgtacgaaactgaaccgaactcggttcggaccatccctactctctatccataggagctgtatacgcAAAACAATATATCTTTAATTAGTACTCCTAATTGTTTTATTAcaattaaagtttaaaaaaaatgtatacagaatcatagcactttttttttatcccagtGCAAGTGTGACCAATTTATCTTATTAGAGATAGGCAACACATGAATCTCCTGCTCCTTGGTATCATGGCCATTGGGAATCTTGTGTTTTCCCATAGAATAAACAATACAAAGTCGGTGTCTTTCAAAAGAGCAGCATAAATAAGATTTATTGAGTTTTTACAATCAAACGTCTGCTTGGAGCCATCAAAATGCTCCAAGGACTTCGGGACCTGACAGAGCATCACACACATTGTTCCCTGGCTGTTTGCACAAGAACACAAGCTTTGGGGTTAGTTTTGCAACGAGGGTCATATCGGTGCCGACCATGCACAGCTGtccatacagagcacatacattcACTTCAGCCTTGTGTAAGGCTAAAGGATAATATGTTATGTGGCACTCCCTAGATTAGCACTGCCCAAGCTGTGGCTCTCCAGcaattgcataactacaacttccatcatgccctgacagcctgttaTTAAGCCCCTGAGAGTCCcttatttttccttttctttatttAAGGGGAGAAACGAGAGCTGGGCTGTTCACCAGTAGTACCCAGACaaggcttcctttcccttacttgtctggTTAATCACAGCACAGCAGCTAGTCTTTACtgttatgccatgacatagtgctggtgaaactGCACTGGGCTGAACGAGCTGATACTGTGCTTGTGGGTGATTTATA belongs to Dendropsophus ebraccatus isolate aDenEbr1 chromosome 9, aDenEbr1.pat, whole genome shotgun sequence and includes:
- the MCRIP2 gene encoding MAPK regulated corepressor interacting protein 2, whose protein sequence is MYTITRGPSKLTTQRRTGPKQQIDTKLQELKGKQQLVIPTLSNGWDPLPSSSSTPKLVFNHVNGKRSASLSPTSEEEIYTPAHEENVRFVYQAWQEVQHQLEKPELNGSRPQQYQDQSPNPSLKNFVPIDLEDWWAERFLANIENCA